A genome region from Paludibacterium sp. B53371 includes the following:
- a CDS encoding FAD-dependent oxidoreductase, with protein sequence MTYPVYGIWDGKRYDYRRKAPKDPVTVVKGLETLIPDNPTSGFIADRGFLVFDGKANLAQMFLQHMTRAAQESCGRCTPCRVGTQRLRDLLHQFAYDETRGEVLAEIELLAQQVTETSLCGMGQTCAKALWQALREFRDEFRPLTVAQCAQTPGSFSYTTAPCIEVCPSKVDVPKYIDGVKGGKFDYALGVVLEKYSMAATCGRVCVRFCEDACRRKAVDGPVGIRMLKRYAADVALSGGKALDIPVPTLKREQRVAVIGAGPAGITCAYKLLLDGFQVDLYDAQKSAGGMASVGIPSYRLPKDVLKAETETLIRHLGGRFFFDKALGRDFTLDDLTAQGYQAVFLGYGASQGTLLGVKNEDPTLEGYESGVDFLLKVHKYVEFGLPYEVTGDVVVVGGGNVAMDCVRSAKRMGARSVHLVYRRTVDDMPADREEIVASGHEAIHFHCLQNPSSLVVQDGRVTGVELVTMRQTELDARGRRSVEPVPGSEHIMHCDLVIAAIGQQVDKSVLRPEDGITLDKWHCITVNPDTLETSRKGVFAGGDCVLGPLTLVNALDHGDRAAASIREYLLTGSITIKPAARMQQLLAANKLLSGEGVDVAPIPRERAHVPEQAAEVRVRNFKEVDGCLSKEAAYEEAKRCLRCYRVYSLSTARPLASARAGQ encoded by the coding sequence ATGACTTATCCGGTATACGGGATATGGGACGGCAAGCGTTATGACTACCGCCGCAAGGCACCGAAGGATCCGGTGACGGTGGTGAAAGGTCTGGAAACGCTGATCCCCGACAATCCCACCAGCGGTTTCATCGCTGATCGCGGTTTCCTGGTGTTTGATGGCAAGGCCAATCTGGCGCAGATGTTCCTGCAGCACATGACCCGTGCCGCGCAGGAGTCCTGTGGCCGCTGCACACCGTGCCGTGTCGGCACTCAGCGCCTGCGCGATCTGCTGCACCAGTTTGCCTATGACGAAACCCGTGGCGAGGTGCTGGCAGAGATCGAACTGCTGGCACAGCAAGTCACCGAGACCTCGCTGTGCGGCATGGGCCAGACCTGTGCCAAGGCGCTGTGGCAGGCGCTGCGCGAATTCCGCGACGAATTCCGTCCGCTGACTGTGGCGCAGTGTGCCCAGACCCCGGGCAGCTTCAGCTATACCACCGCGCCCTGTATCGAGGTCTGCCCGTCCAAGGTGGATGTGCCGAAGTACATCGATGGCGTCAAGGGTGGCAAATTCGACTACGCCCTGGGCGTGGTGCTGGAAAAATATTCCATGGCGGCCACCTGCGGACGCGTTTGTGTGCGTTTCTGCGAAGACGCCTGTCGCCGCAAGGCGGTAGACGGTCCGGTCGGCATTCGCATGCTCAAGCGTTATGCGGCCGATGTGGCGTTGTCCGGCGGCAAGGCGCTGGACATTCCGGTGCCGACGCTGAAGCGTGAACAGCGCGTGGCGGTCATTGGCGCTGGTCCGGCCGGCATCACCTGTGCCTACAAGCTGCTGCTCGATGGCTTCCAGGTCGATCTCTACGATGCGCAGAAGTCTGCAGGCGGCATGGCCTCGGTCGGGATTCCGAGCTATCGCCTGCCCAAGGATGTGCTCAAGGCTGAAACCGAAACCCTGATTCGCCATCTCGGCGGCCGTTTCTTCTTCGACAAGGCGCTGGGACGGGATTTCACGCTGGACGATCTGACCGCTCAGGGCTATCAGGCCGTATTCCTCGGTTATGGTGCCAGCCAGGGCACGCTGCTGGGGGTCAAGAACGAAGATCCGACGCTGGAAGGTTATGAGTCCGGGGTCGACTTCCTGCTCAAGGTGCACAAATACGTCGAGTTTGGCCTGCCTTACGAAGTGACTGGTGATGTGGTGGTGGTCGGTGGCGGCAACGTGGCCATGGACTGTGTGCGTTCGGCCAAACGCATGGGTGCTCGCTCGGTGCATCTGGTCTATCGCCGCACCGTGGATGACATGCCGGCCGATCGCGAAGAAATCGTCGCCAGCGGTCACGAGGCCATTCATTTCCATTGCCTGCAGAACCCGTCCTCGCTGGTGGTTCAGGATGGCCGTGTCACCGGGGTCGAGCTGGTGACCATGCGTCAGACCGAGCTGGATGCCCGTGGTCGTCGCAGTGTCGAGCCGGTGCCGGGCAGCGAGCACATCATGCATTGCGATCTGGTGATTGCCGCGATTGGCCAGCAGGTCGACAAGAGTGTGCTGCGTCCGGAAGACGGCATCACGCTCGACAAGTGGCACTGCATCACCGTCAATCCGGATACGCTGGAAACCTCCCGCAAGGGCGTGTTTGCCGGCGGCGACTGCGTGCTCGGGCCGTTGACCCTGGTCAACGCGCTGGATCACGGCGATCGTGCGGCCGCCAGCATTCGCGAATATCTGTTGACTGGCAGCATCACCATCAAGCCGGCGGCGCGCATGCAGCAACTGCTGGCCGCCAACAAGCTGCTGAGCGGTGAGGGCGTGGATGTGGCACCGATACCGCGTGAACGGGCACATGTACCGGAGCAGGCCGCCGAAGTGCGGGTGCGCAATTTCAAGGAAGTGGATGGCTGTCTGAGCAAGGAGGCGGCGTACGAAGAAGCCAAGCGCTGCCTGCGTTGCTACCGGGTTTATTCGCTCTCGACCGCTCGCCCGCTGGCCTCGGCCCGGGCAGGACAGTGA
- a CDS encoding [FeFe] hydrogenase, group A produces the protein MQALINGQAYDFKAGQTILQVAREHDIFIPTLCELNDIDHAPGTCRVCLVEVNDGQSAEPRFLTACDTPLQEGWQVQTRTAKVQDMRRVQVEMTMADHHQSCSTCKRNGNCELLSVANSVGLTTVDFHYTQGWENDEPMDEGQAIIYDRSRCIRCQRCVAVCRNVQNIDSLELAGWGSTAGIRLKGGSVEPSPCVTCGQCVMVCPTGALSERDQTQEVLDYLADPGITTVFQMAPAIRVGFGEEFGLPPGHNVEGQIIAALRKLGADIILDTNFAADVVIMEEGTELLGRLSQKKGPTFTSCCPAWITFIEKHYPDMRPMLSSTRSPQQTLGVIAKTYLAEKRQIDPARMRVISIMPCTAKKEEARRPEHVKNGQPDVDVVLTIREFAHLLRREGIDLKHMTPSAFDDPYMSEYSGAGAIFGTTGGVMEAALRTMYFVVNGKELEHIEIGQLRGFESVRTAHVNLGGDFGEIKVAMCHGLKGAREVVEAIRAGSVDFDFIEIMACPGGCVDGGGTLRSKKAYLPHALKRRATLYDIDRHTKARQSHNNQQVQKLYADFLEAPHSEKAHHLLHTSYRDRSCVRAADIRAVWGEQAEEGQR, from the coding sequence ATGCAAGCATTGATTAATGGACAAGCGTACGACTTCAAGGCCGGGCAGACCATTCTGCAAGTGGCGCGCGAGCACGATATTTTCATTCCCACCCTGTGCGAACTGAACGATATCGACCACGCGCCGGGCACCTGCCGGGTGTGTCTGGTGGAAGTGAATGATGGCCAGAGTGCCGAGCCACGCTTTCTGACCGCCTGTGACACTCCGCTGCAGGAAGGCTGGCAGGTGCAGACCCGCACGGCCAAGGTGCAGGACATGCGCCGGGTGCAGGTGGAAATGACCATGGCTGATCACCATCAGTCCTGTTCGACCTGCAAGCGCAACGGCAATTGCGAGTTGCTCAGCGTGGCCAATTCGGTTGGCCTGACCACGGTCGATTTCCATTACACCCAGGGCTGGGAAAACGACGAACCGATGGATGAGGGCCAGGCGATCATCTATGACCGCAGCCGCTGCATCCGCTGTCAGCGTTGCGTGGCTGTCTGCCGCAATGTGCAGAACATCGACTCGCTGGAGCTGGCCGGCTGGGGCAGTACCGCCGGCATCCGTCTCAAGGGTGGTTCGGTCGAGCCCTCGCCCTGTGTGACTTGCGGTCAGTGCGTGATGGTGTGCCCGACCGGGGCGCTGTCCGAGCGGGATCAGACGCAGGAAGTGCTGGATTATCTGGCCGATCCGGGCATTACCACGGTGTTCCAGATGGCGCCGGCCATCCGTGTCGGCTTCGGTGAAGAGTTCGGTCTGCCGCCCGGCCACAATGTCGAGGGGCAGATTATCGCCGCGCTGCGCAAGCTGGGCGCCGACATCATTCTCGATACCAACTTTGCTGCTGATGTGGTGATCATGGAGGAAGGTACCGAACTGCTCGGTCGTCTGAGCCAGAAGAAGGGCCCGACCTTCACGTCCTGTTGTCCGGCCTGGATTACCTTTATCGAGAAGCACTATCCGGACATGCGGCCGATGCTGTCGTCAACCCGCTCGCCGCAGCAGACGCTGGGGGTGATCGCCAAGACCTATCTGGCCGAGAAGCGCCAGATCGATCCGGCGCGCATGCGGGTGATTTCCATCATGCCGTGTACCGCCAAGAAGGAGGAGGCGCGCCGGCCGGAGCATGTCAAGAATGGTCAGCCGGATGTCGATGTGGTGCTGACCATCCGCGAGTTCGCCCATCTGCTGCGTCGCGAGGGGATCGACCTCAAGCACATGACGCCGTCGGCCTTTGATGACCCCTATATGAGCGAGTACTCCGGTGCCGGGGCGATTTTCGGTACGACCGGCGGGGTGATGGAAGCGGCCTTGCGCACCATGTATTTCGTGGTGAACGGCAAGGAGCTGGAGCACATCGAAATTGGCCAGTTGCGCGGCTTCGAGAGTGTGCGTACTGCGCATGTCAATCTGGGCGGGGATTTCGGCGAGATCAAGGTGGCGATGTGTCATGGCCTGAAGGGCGCGCGCGAGGTGGTGGAAGCCATTCGTGCCGGCTCGGTCGACTTTGATTTCATCGAGATCATGGCTTGCCCGGGGGGCTGCGTGGACGGTGGTGGTACGCTGCGCTCCAAGAAGGCCTATCTGCCGCATGCGCTCAAGCGCCGGGCGACGCTGTATGACATTGACCGCCATACCAAGGCGCGCCAGTCACACAACAATCAGCAGGTGCAGAAGCTGTATGCCGACTTCCTCGAGGCGCCGCATTCGGAGAAGGCGCATCATCTGTTGCATACCAGCTATCGCGACCGCAGTTGCGTGCGCGCCGCCGATATTCGCGCCGTCTGGGGCGAGCAGGCGGAAGAAGGCCAGCGCTGA
- the mrdA gene encoding penicillin-binding protein 2: MKYDHDEDRRFRLRLLIAGSLVLLGFLLLLGRLACLQLVRYQHFATRADSNRIALLPVEPARGRILDRHGAVLAHNLASHTLHIKPAEAGDIDALLVELRRWIRLSAREERQFRQRLQQERAADSVVIKEKLSDEEAARLAANAWQLPAIDIRASFFRDYPYGALTSHVLGYVGRISPDDRKRLTEAEDEARYRGAQSMGKIGLEKVYEDRLRGQIGSQQVETDSRGRFVRSLRQTPAEPGRDLHLTLDIRLQQRAEQLFGERRGALVAIDPQNGEVLAMLSKPGFDPALFVDGIDQDNWQALNEDWQRPLFNRALRGTYPPGSTFKPFMAMAALETGAIAMDDIRPAPGYFTLPGSSHQFRDSRKQGNGMVNLQRAIAVSSDTFFYKLAWEMGIERIHPVVGSFGLGSQTGIDLDGEASGTLPSKAWKARRFARAQPAAQRWLPADVVSIGIGQGFNAYSPLQMAHATAILASDGLIHPPHLVRAITPGGKPADKDTTLPRADATRLPYAAEHFAYVKQGMQGAMAYGTSARLGRDLAYSMAGKTGTAQVVQIRQGEKYNAAALPEQHRDHSWFIAFAPVEKPRIAVAIIVENAGFGAASAAPIARALFDSYLLQSSNNNDIQLSSARQTPINNEFSAKNKG; encoded by the coding sequence ATGAAATACGATCACGACGAAGACCGCCGCTTCCGCCTGCGCCTGCTGATTGCCGGCTCACTGGTATTGCTGGGCTTCCTGCTGCTGCTCGGCCGCCTTGCCTGTCTGCAACTGGTGCGCTACCAGCACTTCGCCACCCGGGCCGACAGCAATCGCATTGCCCTGCTGCCGGTCGAGCCGGCGCGCGGTCGCATCCTCGACCGCCACGGTGCGGTGCTGGCGCACAATCTGGCCAGCCACACCCTGCACATCAAGCCTGCCGAGGCAGGCGACATTGATGCCCTGCTGGTCGAGCTGCGTCGCTGGATCCGCCTGTCTGCACGCGAAGAGCGGCAATTTCGCCAGCGACTGCAACAGGAGCGCGCGGCCGACAGTGTGGTGATCAAGGAAAAACTGAGTGATGAAGAAGCTGCCCGGCTGGCGGCCAATGCCTGGCAACTGCCGGCCATCGACATTCGTGCCAGCTTCTTCCGCGACTACCCCTACGGTGCGCTGACCAGTCATGTGCTGGGCTATGTCGGCCGGATCAGCCCCGACGACCGCAAACGGCTGACAGAAGCAGAGGATGAGGCTCGCTACCGCGGTGCCCAGTCCATGGGCAAGATCGGTCTGGAAAAAGTCTATGAAGACAGGCTGCGCGGCCAGATCGGCAGCCAGCAGGTGGAGACCGACTCACGCGGCCGCTTCGTGCGCAGCCTGCGCCAGACCCCGGCCGAGCCCGGCCGTGACCTGCACCTGACGCTCGACATCCGCCTGCAGCAACGCGCAGAACAGTTATTCGGCGAGCGGCGTGGCGCGCTGGTCGCCATTGACCCGCAAAACGGCGAAGTCCTGGCCATGCTGTCCAAACCGGGCTTCGACCCGGCACTGTTTGTCGACGGCATCGACCAGGACAACTGGCAGGCACTCAACGAAGACTGGCAGCGCCCGCTGTTCAATCGTGCGCTGCGCGGCACCTACCCGCCGGGCTCAACCTTCAAACCTTTCATGGCCATGGCGGCGCTGGAAACCGGCGCCATCGCCATGGACGACATCCGCCCGGCACCGGGTTACTTCACCTTGCCCGGCTCCAGCCACCAGTTCCGCGACAGCCGCAAGCAGGGTAACGGCATGGTCAACCTGCAGCGTGCCATCGCCGTTTCCAGCGACACCTTCTTCTACAAGCTGGCCTGGGAAATGGGCATCGAACGCATCCACCCGGTGGTCGGCAGCTTCGGGCTGGGCAGCCAGACCGGCATCGACCTCGACGGCGAGGCCAGCGGCACCCTGCCGAGCAAAGCCTGGAAGGCCCGCCGCTTTGCCCGCGCCCAGCCCGCCGCACAACGCTGGCTGCCTGCCGATGTGGTCAGCATCGGCATCGGTCAGGGCTTCAATGCCTACTCGCCCCTGCAAATGGCGCATGCCACCGCCATCCTCGCCAGCGATGGCCTGATCCATCCGCCACATCTGGTGCGGGCCATCACCCCGGGCGGCAAACCGGCCGACAAGGACACCACCCTGCCGCGCGCCGACGCGACACGCCTGCCCTATGCCGCCGAACATTTTGCCTACGTCAAGCAGGGCATGCAGGGTGCCATGGCCTATGGGACCAGTGCCCGTCTGGGCCGCGACCTGGCCTACAGCATGGCCGGCAAAACCGGCACCGCTCAGGTGGTCCAGATCCGCCAGGGCGAAAAATACAATGCGGCCGCACTGCCGGAACAACATCGCGACCACAGCTGGTTCATCGCCTTTGCGCCGGTGGAAAAACCACGCATCGCCGTCGCCATCATTGTCGAAAACGCCGGTTTTGGCGCGGCCAGTGCCGCGCCGATTGCCCGGGCACTGTTCGACAGCTACTTGCTGCAAAGCAGCAACAATAATGACATTCAACTATCCAGCGCCCGGCAAACACCGATAAATAATGAATTTTCAGCAAAAAATAAGGGTTAA
- a CDS encoding penicillin-binding protein 2 yields MSRDHKRAPTSTPVRPVPPWRSLLLWLLLALAFCSLIGRALYLQWRQQPFLQQQGEARYRRTLQLPAHRGIITDRRGEPLAISTPVQTIWASPSDMAPVEPEKLRTLARLLNLPLQDLSARLSDRQRDFVYLRRQIDPELAERIMALHIPGIAAQREFKRYYPTGEVAAQLIGFTGIDGQGQEGIELAMNDKLAGAAGQQVVLKDRRGSIIASLGRPQPARDGQKIELAIDNRIQYLAFRAIRQAVTQHKARSGSVLVLDARSGELLAAAGYPSFNPNNHAGVPPEPRRLRGVVDQFESGSVMKPFAIALALEDRIATLSTVLDTHPYYIGASQVRDVSPQPRLDIAGIMHRSSNVGTSKLALQISPQRFWRFYRSLGFGQPAGSGFPGETSGKLRPWERWHPIDQATMSFGYGVSVNLLQLARAYTALTSDGVLLPVSLYKLSTPLPGRQVLSSGSAQAVHKLLQSNAREHPAGRVPGYSSGFKSGTARKLENGRYVANRHRAMFVGFAPGPAPHIIIAVTLDEPGAGRYYGGEVAAPVFADVARGALHILGIAPDQPDDATPQEHLTP; encoded by the coding sequence GTGAGCCGCGACCACAAACGCGCGCCCACCAGCACACCCGTGCGCCCGGTGCCGCCCTGGCGCAGCCTGCTGCTGTGGCTGCTGCTGGCGCTGGCGTTCTGCAGCCTGATCGGCCGCGCCCTCTACCTGCAATGGCGCCAACAACCCTTCCTGCAGCAACAGGGCGAGGCACGTTATCGGCGCACTCTGCAGCTGCCGGCACATCGCGGCATCATCACCGACCGCCGCGGCGAGCCGCTGGCCATCAGCACACCGGTCCAGACCATCTGGGCCAGCCCTTCCGACATGGCACCGGTCGAACCGGAAAAATTACGCACCCTGGCGAGGCTGTTGAACCTTCCCTTACAGGATCTGTCAGCCAGACTTTCTGATCGGCAACGCGACTTCGTCTACCTGCGCCGGCAAATCGACCCCGAACTGGCAGAACGCATCATGGCCCTCCACATTCCCGGCATCGCTGCCCAGCGCGAGTTCAAACGCTACTACCCGACCGGCGAGGTCGCCGCCCAGCTGATCGGCTTCACCGGCATCGACGGCCAGGGACAGGAAGGCATCGAACTGGCCATGAACGACAAACTGGCCGGTGCCGCCGGACAGCAGGTGGTACTGAAAGACCGCCGCGGCAGCATCATTGCCAGCCTGGGCAGACCACAGCCGGCCCGCGACGGGCAGAAAATCGAACTGGCCATCGACAACCGCATCCAGTACCTCGCCTTTCGCGCCATCCGCCAGGCCGTCACACAACACAAAGCCCGCAGCGGCAGCGTTCTGGTGCTCGACGCCCGTAGCGGCGAGCTGCTGGCGGCGGCCGGCTACCCCTCGTTCAACCCCAACAACCATGCCGGCGTCCCCCCCGAACCGCGACGGCTGCGTGGCGTCGTGGACCAGTTCGAAAGCGGCTCGGTGATGAAACCCTTTGCCATCGCGCTGGCCCTGGAGGATCGGATCGCCACCCTGAGCACCGTGCTGGACACCCATCCTTACTACATCGGGGCCAGCCAGGTGCGCGACGTCAGCCCGCAGCCCAGGCTCGACATCGCCGGCATCATGCACAGATCCTCCAATGTCGGTACCAGCAAGCTGGCGCTGCAAATTAGTCCGCAACGTTTCTGGCGCTTCTATCGCTCACTTGGCTTTGGCCAGCCGGCCGGCAGCGGCTTCCCCGGCGAGACCAGCGGCAAGCTGCGCCCCTGGGAACGCTGGCACCCGATCGACCAGGCCACCATGTCCTTCGGCTATGGCGTCTCGGTCAACTTGCTGCAACTGGCCCGCGCCTACACCGCCCTGACCAGCGACGGGGTGCTGCTGCCGGTCTCGCTCTACAAGCTGAGCACCCCGCTACCCGGACGGCAGGTACTGAGCAGCGGCAGCGCACAGGCCGTACACAAACTATTGCAAAGCAATGCGCGCGAACACCCGGCTGGCCGCGTGCCGGGCTACAGCAGCGGCTTCAAGAGCGGCACCGCACGCAAGCTGGAGAACGGCCGCTATGTCGCCAATCGCCACCGTGCGATGTTCGTCGGCTTTGCCCCGGGGCCGGCACCGCACATCATCATCGCCGTCACCCTGGATGAGCCCGGGGCCGGCCGGTACTACGGCGGGGAAGTCGCCGCGCCGGTGTTTGCCGACGTGGCGCGCGGTGCGCTGCACATTCTCGGCATCGCACCGGATCAGCCGGACGACGCCACACCACAGGAACACCTCACCCCATGA
- a CDS encoding patatin family protein, translated as MNFSIRFTGQQDPGAWLWHSRLGLACEGGGQRGIFTAGILDTFLEHDFFPFRTLVGTSAGAQNLAAYAAGTRGYARHIILRYSSHKAFFDPLRFARGGHLIDLDWLFDTTAQEFPLDAERAARRLRGRELHMVACRSDTLAANYLPFDQTHWASTIKASSAIPLFYRGGVTLGEANYWDGGVSEPLPVCAAHQLGADCIVVVRTLPASYAVKPLKLPPRLLHGGRLSNMAAILQSHLDGYLLAHDFIRRPPQGVKIIELAPRTPLKSQLLGSKPEALRHDYRLGQACALQFLEQHAWRLRRHQAASPA; from the coding sequence ATGAACTTCAGTATCCGCTTTACCGGTCAGCAAGATCCCGGCGCCTGGCTGTGGCACAGCCGGCTCGGGCTGGCCTGCGAAGGTGGCGGTCAGCGCGGCATTTTCACCGCCGGCATTCTCGACACCTTCCTCGAGCACGACTTCTTTCCCTTTCGTACCCTGGTCGGCACCTCGGCCGGCGCCCAGAACCTCGCCGCCTATGCCGCCGGCACCCGCGGCTACGCCCGGCACATCATCCTGCGCTACAGCAGTCACAAGGCCTTCTTCGACCCGCTGCGCTTCGCCCGCGGCGGCCACCTGATCGATCTGGACTGGCTGTTCGACACCACGGCGCAGGAGTTCCCGCTCGACGCCGAACGCGCAGCACGCCGGCTGCGTGGCCGCGAACTGCATATGGTGGCCTGTCGCAGCGACACCCTGGCCGCCAACTACCTGCCCTTCGACCAGACGCACTGGGCCAGCACCATCAAGGCCTCCAGTGCCATTCCCCTGTTCTACCGCGGTGGCGTGACACTGGGTGAAGCCAACTACTGGGATGGCGGCGTCAGTGAACCGCTGCCGGTATGCGCCGCCCATCAACTCGGTGCCGATTGCATCGTGGTCGTGCGCACCCTGCCGGCCAGCTATGCCGTCAAACCGCTCAAACTGCCGCCACGCCTGCTTCATGGTGGCCGCCTGAGCAATATGGCCGCCATTTTGCAAAGCCATCTGGATGGCTACCTGCTGGCGCATGACTTCATCCGCCGCCCCCCTCAGGGCGTCAAAATCATCGAACTGGCCCCGCGCACCCCGCTGAAAAGCCAGTTGCTGGGCAGCAAGCCGGAGGCACTGCGCCACGACTATCGGCTCGGTCAGGCCTGTGCGCTGCAGTTTCTCGAACAACACGCCTGGCGCTTGCGTCGCCATCAGGCAGCCAGCCCCGCCTGA
- a CDS encoding protein phosphatase CheZ, with product MSTQKEQRQEVFQQLGQMARTLHKTLQDVGVDSELARAVDSIPDARERLAYVLTMTEQAVSRVLNAVDAMTPALEQSQSEAQALLAQWDQVAGQRRDSAAYRAAMQRTRDFLQQSVSEGEAHKARLMEIVMAQEFQDLTGQVIKRVVEVAGKMEAELLTLLQRTQPGSGHKKKTDSLLNGPAMQSDLQGDHALGSQAEVDKFLDDLGF from the coding sequence ATGAGTACTCAGAAAGAGCAAAGGCAGGAAGTCTTTCAGCAACTGGGGCAGATGGCGCGCACCTTGCACAAGACCTTGCAGGACGTCGGGGTGGACAGTGAGCTGGCGCGTGCGGTGGATTCGATTCCGGATGCCCGCGAGCGGCTGGCCTATGTGCTGACCATGACCGAGCAGGCGGTATCCCGGGTGTTGAATGCCGTGGATGCCATGACACCGGCGCTGGAACAGAGTCAGTCCGAGGCGCAGGCTTTGCTGGCGCAGTGGGATCAGGTGGCCGGGCAACGGCGCGATTCAGCGGCTTATCGTGCCGCCATGCAGCGTACGCGTGATTTTCTGCAGCAGAGCGTCAGTGAGGGCGAGGCGCACAAGGCGCGGCTGATGGAAATCGTCATGGCGCAGGAGTTTCAGGATCTGACCGGGCAGGTGATCAAGCGGGTGGTGGAGGTGGCCGGCAAGATGGAAGCCGAGTTGCTGACGCTGTTGCAGCGCACTCAGCCGGGCAGTGGTCACAAGAAGAAGACGGACAGTCTGCTGAACGGGCCGGCCATGCAGTCGGATCTGCAGGGCGACCATGCGCTGGGGTCGCAGGCCGAGGTCGACAAGTTTCTCGATGACCTCGGCTTTTGA
- a CDS encoding LysR family transcriptional regulator gives MDRLTAMRVFVTVVDSGSQSAAAEQLDLSRPVVSRYLAELEQWAGARLLHRTTRRLSLTPAGEQTLPRCRQMLDMASELQHNLRAPDDAPRGLVRVTCSTSFGQAQLAAALGAFVSHHPAVTVDMQLLDRTVNLVEERIDLAIRITNELDPNLIARQISLCRSILCASPDYLQRHAPPRRPEELAQHNCLTHVYAGKSLWHFEQADGPLSVAVSGNLSANEVTSLMAAALAGVGIAQLPTYLAAGELRAGRLLPVLANFRPRDMRIYAVYASRRQMSSALRALVDFLAEYFGEEPAWDQ, from the coding sequence ATGGACAGACTGACCGCCATGCGGGTCTTCGTCACCGTCGTCGACAGCGGCAGCCAGTCCGCCGCCGCCGAACAGCTTGATCTTTCACGCCCTGTTGTCTCGCGCTATCTGGCCGAACTGGAACAATGGGCGGGCGCCCGCCTGCTGCACCGGACGACCCGGCGACTGAGCCTGACCCCTGCCGGCGAACAGACCCTGCCGCGCTGCCGGCAAATGCTGGACATGGCCAGCGAGCTGCAACACAACCTGCGCGCGCCGGACGACGCCCCGCGCGGCCTGGTGCGCGTCACCTGCAGCACCTCCTTCGGTCAGGCCCAGCTGGCAGCCGCCCTCGGCGCCTTTGTCAGTCATCACCCTGCCGTCACGGTCGACATGCAACTGCTCGACCGCACCGTCAACCTGGTAGAAGAACGTATCGACCTGGCCATCCGCATCACCAACGAGCTCGACCCCAACCTGATTGCCCGGCAGATCAGCCTGTGCCGCTCCATCCTGTGCGCCTCTCCCGACTACCTGCAGCGCCATGCGCCGCCGCGCCGACCGGAAGAACTCGCACAGCACAACTGTTTGACCCACGTGTATGCCGGCAAGAGCCTGTGGCATTTCGAGCAGGCGGACGGCCCCCTCTCCGTCGCCGTCAGCGGCAACCTGAGCGCCAACGAAGTGACCTCACTGATGGCCGCCGCCCTGGCTGGCGTCGGCATCGCCCAACTACCGACCTACCTGGCGGCCGGCGAGCTGCGCGCCGGGCGTCTGTTACCCGTACTGGCCAACTTCCGGCCACGCGATATGCGCATTTATGCCGTTTATGCCTCACGCAGACAGATGTCGAGTGCCCTGCGGGCACTGGTGGACTTTCTGGCAGAATATTTTGGCGAGGAACCAGCCTGGGACCAGTAG
- a CDS encoding MBL fold metallo-hydrolase, with amino-acid sequence MLRRFAVGSVLSASLALGLSVGASAAPTLHLQVYNPGEKAFFPVSSVLVSGERDAVLIDAQFGKSQAAQLVQLVRASGKHLTTIYISHGDPDYYFGLETLHAAFPDARIVATAATVAHIRETAAGKLAFWGPKLGADAPKVTLTPSVLAGTRLMLEGKTLEVQGLKGDLSRSYVWIPSLKAVVGGVVLFNNQHVWMADTQTPQSHADWLATLDQIRALKPAVVVPGHTLPGAVADRDAPAYTAGYIRAFDAQTVRAASGDALIAAMRQLYPQAGEPASLEISARVAKGEMKW; translated from the coding sequence ATGTTGCGACGTTTTGCTGTTGGTTCTGTTTTGTCTGCTTCGCTGGCCCTGGGGCTGTCGGTGGGTGCTTCTGCGGCCCCGACACTGCATCTGCAGGTCTACAACCCGGGCGAGAAGGCCTTTTTCCCGGTGTCTTCGGTGCTGGTCAGCGGTGAGCGCGATGCGGTGTTGATCGATGCCCAGTTCGGCAAGTCGCAGGCAGCGCAGCTGGTGCAGCTGGTGCGTGCCAGCGGCAAGCATCTGACGACCATTTACATCAGCCATGGCGACCCGGATTACTATTTCGGTCTGGAAACCCTGCATGCCGCCTTCCCGGATGCCCGGATCGTGGCGACGGCGGCGACGGTGGCGCATATTCGTGAAACGGCGGCCGGCAAACTGGCCTTCTGGGGGCCGAAGCTGGGCGCAGACGCGCCGAAAGTCACGCTGACGCCCAGTGTGCTGGCGGGCACCCGGCTGATGCTGGAAGGCAAGACGCTGGAAGTGCAGGGGCTGAAGGGCGACTTGTCGCGCAGCTATGTCTGGATTCCGTCGCTGAAGGCCGTGGTGGGTGGCGTGGTGTTGTTCAATAACCAGCATGTCTGGATGGCAGATACCCAGACGCCGCAATCGCATGCCGACTGGCTGGCCACGCTGGACCAGATTCGCGCCCTCAAGCCGGCGGTCGTGGTGCCGGGGCATACGCTGCCGGGCGCTGTGGCCGATAGGGATGCGCCGGCCTATACCGCTGGTTATATCCGTGCTTTCGATGCCCAGACGGTCAGGGCCGCCAGTGGCGACGCTTTGATCGCGGCCATGCGCCAGCTGTATCCGCAGGCGGGTGAGCCCGCTTCGCTGGAAATCAGTGCCCGTGTCGCCAAGGGCGAAATGAAGTGGTAA